From a region of the Odontesthes bonariensis isolate fOdoBon6 chromosome 2, fOdoBon6.hap1, whole genome shotgun sequence genome:
- the LOC142387595 gene encoding tripartite motif-containing protein 16-like — protein sequence MEEIAKKMVKLDLESFSCSICLDVLKEPVTIPCGHSYCMNCIKGYWNGKNKKGIHSCPQCMNTFTPRPILEKSTMLADLVEQLKKTGLQAAPADHCYAGAEDVACDFCSGRKLKAIKSCLFCLASYCEEHLQPHYDVAPFRKHKLVEPSKKLQENICSVHDEVMKMFCRTDQKSICYLCSVDEHKGHDTVSAAAERTERQRELEGSRQQIQQRIQDREKDVKLLQQEVEAINQSADKTVEHSQKIFTELIRLIQKRSSDVKQQIRSQQEAEGSRVKELQEKLEQEITELKRKDAELKQLSHTEDHSQFLHNYPSVSALSESTHSPSINICPLRHFEDVTAAVSELRDKLQDILREEWKNSLMRVTDVDLLLPEPEPEPEPKSRADFLKYSCEITLDPNTANTYLLLSEGNRKVTLMTQPQSYSSHPDRVRDRFQVLSRESLTGRCYWEVEMRGGGADVAVTYKNISRAGDEGGFGFNDKSWALDCYKNQYEFWYNNMGTSISGPQSSRVGVYLDHRAGVLSFYSVSETMTLLHRVQTTFTQPLHAGVRFWESGATAELCKVK from the coding sequence ATGGAGGAAATAGCAAAGAAAATGGTTAAACTGGACCTGGAAAGCTTCTCTTGTTCGATCTGTCTGGATGTGCTGAAGGagccggtgactattccctgtggacacagctactgcatgaaCTGTATTAAAGGCTACTGGAATGGAAAGAACAAGAAGGGAATTCACAGCTGCCCTCAATGCATGAATACTTTCACACCAAGACCTATTCTGGAGAAaagcaccatgttagctgatttagtggagcagctgaagaagactggactccaagctgctcctgctgatcactgctatgctggagctgaagatgtggcctgtgatttctgctctggaagaaagctgaaagccatcaagtcctgtttattctgtctggcctcttactgtgaggaacaccttcagcctcattatgatgtggctccattcaggaaacacaagctggtggagccctccaagaagctccaggagaacatctgctctgttcatgatgaggtgatgaagatgttctgccgtactgatcagaagtctatctgttatctctgctctgtggatgaacataaaggccacgacacagtgtcagctgcagcagaaaggactgagaggcagagagagctggaggggagtcgacaacagatccagcagagaatccaggacagagagaaagatgtgaagctgcttcagcaggaggtggaggccatcaatcagtctgctgataaaacagtggagcacagccagaagatcttcactgagctgatccgtctcatccagaaaagaagctctgatgtgaagcagcagatcagatcccagcaggaagctgaagggagtcgagtcaaagagcttcaggagaagctggagcaggagatcactgagctgaagaggaaagatgctgagctgaagcagctctcacacacagaggatcacagccagtttctgcacaaCTACCCCTCAGTGTCAGCACTCAGTGAGTCTACACACTCACCCAGCATCAATATctgtcctctgaggcactttgaggatgtgacagcagctgtgtcagagctcagagataaactacaggacatcctgagagaggaatggaaaAACAGCTTAATGAGAGTCACTGATGTGGATCTTTTActgccagaaccagaaccagaaccagaaccaaagagcagagctgacttcttgaaatattcatgtgaaatcacactggatccaaacacagcaaacacatatctgttactgtcagaggggaacagaaaagtgacattaatgACACAACCTCAGTCTTACTCTAGTCATCCAGACAGAGTCAGAGATCGgtttcaggtcctgagcagagagagtctgactggacgttgttactgggaggtggagatgagagggggaggagctgatgtagcagtcacatacaagaacatcagcagagcaggggaTGAAGGTGGATttggatttaatgacaaatcttgggcattaGATTGTTACAAAAACCAGTATGAATTTTGGTACAACAACATGGgaacctccatctcaggtcctcagtcctccagagtaggagtgtacctggatcacagagcaggtgttctgtccttctacagcgtctctgaaaccatgactctcctccacagagtccagaccacattcactcagccgctccaCGCTGGAGTTAGATTTTGGGAATCTGGAGCCACAGCTGAGTtgtgtaaagtgaaataa